One part of the Nymphaea colorata isolate Beijing-Zhang1983 chromosome 8, ASM883128v2, whole genome shotgun sequence genome encodes these proteins:
- the LOC116259399 gene encoding alternative NAD(P)H-ubiquinone oxidoreductase C1, chloroplastic/mitochondrial isoform X2 produces the protein MESLALAASLSLFPLKRGGNYLAKIFMKPGNGLRPGFMVNSGPSRGSFCILSSTTKEGFGGFGGRRQSPRICILGGGFGGLYTALRLESLEWPPEKKPQVLLVDQSERFVFKPMLYELLTGEVDEWEIAPRFSELLSGTSIQFFQDRVKEVFPCDSYRNSGPTQLLSGGKVHLESGIEVEYDWLVLALGAQTKLDLVPGASEFALPFSTLEDAQRVEQKLRMLERGRFCKDPSLIQVAVVGCGYSGVELAATISERLQERGRVKAINVGTTICPSAPSGNREAALKVLSSRNVELFLGYYVSCIKKIDKIENSHDSEVGDVNNQREAFKKFILELLPAERSLQSQSLEVDLVLWTVGSRPLLPLVGPNNSGLFPANSGGQAEIDDTLRVKGHPRIFAIGDSAGFRDSSGRRVPATAQVAIQQADFAGWNLWAAINERPLLPFRLQNLGEMMTLGKYDAAISPSFVDGLTLEGNLGHTARKVAYLMRLPTDQHRLKVGFSWITKSAIDSIASLQSTLANVLS, from the exons ATGGAGTCCCTGGCGTTGGCGGCCTCCCTCTCCCTATTTCCTCTTAAAC GGGGTGGAAACTACTTGGCCAAAATATTTATGAAGCCCGGCAATGGCCTTCGACCCGGCTTTATGGTAAACTCAGGACCTTCAAGAGGAAGCTTTTGCATTCTGAGTTCTACAACAAAAGAAGGCTTTGGAGGCTTTGGAGGGAGAAGACAG AGCCCACGAATATGTATACTAGGTGGAGGATTTGGAGGACTCTACACTGCTCTGAGACTGGAATCTTTGGAATGGCCACCTGAGAAAAAGCCGCAG GTGCTTCTTGTAGATCAATCCGAACGTTTTGTCTTCAAACCAATGTTGTATGAACTTTTGACAGGAG AAGTTGATGAATGGGAAATAGCACCCCGTTTCTCAGAATTGCTATCTGGCACCAGTATACAGTTTTTTCAAGATAGAGTGAAAGAAGTATTCCCCTGTGATAGTTATAGAAATAGTGGACCAACTCAACTACTCAGTGGTGGAAAAGTGCATCTTGAAAGTGGAATTGAGGTTGAGTACGACTG GTTGGTTCTAGCTTTGGGAGCTCAAACTAAACTGGATCTTGTACCTGGTGCATCTGAGTTTGCACTACCTTTTTCAACATTGGAAGATGCACAA AGAGTGGAGCAAAAACTACGAATGCTGGAAAGAGGGAGATTTTGTAAAGATCCTTCTTTGATACAAGTGGCTGTTGTTGGGTGTGGGTACTCTGGAGTTGAGTTGGCTGCAACAATTTCTGAAAGGTTGCAGGAAAGAGGAAGAGTCAAAGCAATCAATGTTGGGACAACCATCTGTCCATCTGCTCCCTCAGGGAATCGTGAAGCTGCTTTGAAG GTTCTTTCGTCCAGGAATGTTGAGCTGTTTTTAGGGTACTACGTTAGCTGCATAAAAAAGattgacaaaattgaaaattctcATGATAGTGAAGTAGGTGATGTAAACAACCAGCGTGAGGCATTCAAGAAGTTTATTCTGGAACTGCTACCTGCTGAAAGAAGCTTGCAGAGTCAAAGCTTGGAAGTAGATCTGGTACTTTGGACAGTGGGTTCTAGGCCATTACTTCCTTTGGTTGGTCCTAACAATAGTGGCCTGTTTCCTGCAAATTCTGGTGGGCAAGCAGAAATTGATGATACCTTGAGAGTGAAGGGTCATCCACGTATATTTGCCATTGGTGATTCTGCTGGCTTCAGGGACTCCTCTGGGAGGCGTGTTCCAGCTACCGCTCAG GTCGCAATTCAGCAGGCTGATTTTGCTGGCTGGAATCTTTGGGCTGCAATTAATGAGCGGCCTTTGTTGCCGTTCAG GCTTCAGAATTTGGGGGAGATGATGACTCTTGGAAAGTATGATGCGGCAATATCACCAAGTTTTGTAGATGGCCTTACTTTAGAGGGTAACCTGGGACATACTG CTAGAAAGGTGGCGTACTTGATGAGATTGCCGACGGACCAGCATCGGCTTAAGGTGGGATTCAGTTGGATTACCAAATCCGCTATAGATTCTATTGCATCACTTCAAAGTACCTTAGCAAATGTACTTTCATGA
- the LOC116259399 gene encoding alternative NAD(P)H-ubiquinone oxidoreductase C1, chloroplastic/mitochondrial isoform X1 has product MESLALAASLSLFPLKRGGNYLAKIFMKPGNGLRPGFMVNSGPSRGSFCILSSTTKEGFGGFGGRRQVSEGETSTSSFTWPKKQSPRICILGGGFGGLYTALRLESLEWPPEKKPQVLLVDQSERFVFKPMLYELLTGEVDEWEIAPRFSELLSGTSIQFFQDRVKEVFPCDSYRNSGPTQLLSGGKVHLESGIEVEYDWLVLALGAQTKLDLVPGASEFALPFSTLEDAQRVEQKLRMLERGRFCKDPSLIQVAVVGCGYSGVELAATISERLQERGRVKAINVGTTICPSAPSGNREAALKVLSSRNVELFLGYYVSCIKKIDKIENSHDSEVGDVNNQREAFKKFILELLPAERSLQSQSLEVDLVLWTVGSRPLLPLVGPNNSGLFPANSGGQAEIDDTLRVKGHPRIFAIGDSAGFRDSSGRRVPATAQVAIQQADFAGWNLWAAINERPLLPFRLQNLGEMMTLGKYDAAISPSFVDGLTLEGNLGHTARKVAYLMRLPTDQHRLKVGFSWITKSAIDSIASLQSTLANVLS; this is encoded by the exons ATGGAGTCCCTGGCGTTGGCGGCCTCCCTCTCCCTATTTCCTCTTAAAC GGGGTGGAAACTACTTGGCCAAAATATTTATGAAGCCCGGCAATGGCCTTCGACCCGGCTTTATGGTAAACTCAGGACCTTCAAGAGGAAGCTTTTGCATTCTGAGTTCTACAACAAAAGAAGGCTTTGGAGGCTTTGGAGGGAGAAGACAGGTATCTGAAGGAGAAACAAGCACAAGTTCGTTTACTTGGCCAAAAAAACAG AGCCCACGAATATGTATACTAGGTGGAGGATTTGGAGGACTCTACACTGCTCTGAGACTGGAATCTTTGGAATGGCCACCTGAGAAAAAGCCGCAG GTGCTTCTTGTAGATCAATCCGAACGTTTTGTCTTCAAACCAATGTTGTATGAACTTTTGACAGGAG AAGTTGATGAATGGGAAATAGCACCCCGTTTCTCAGAATTGCTATCTGGCACCAGTATACAGTTTTTTCAAGATAGAGTGAAAGAAGTATTCCCCTGTGATAGTTATAGAAATAGTGGACCAACTCAACTACTCAGTGGTGGAAAAGTGCATCTTGAAAGTGGAATTGAGGTTGAGTACGACTG GTTGGTTCTAGCTTTGGGAGCTCAAACTAAACTGGATCTTGTACCTGGTGCATCTGAGTTTGCACTACCTTTTTCAACATTGGAAGATGCACAA AGAGTGGAGCAAAAACTACGAATGCTGGAAAGAGGGAGATTTTGTAAAGATCCTTCTTTGATACAAGTGGCTGTTGTTGGGTGTGGGTACTCTGGAGTTGAGTTGGCTGCAACAATTTCTGAAAGGTTGCAGGAAAGAGGAAGAGTCAAAGCAATCAATGTTGGGACAACCATCTGTCCATCTGCTCCCTCAGGGAATCGTGAAGCTGCTTTGAAG GTTCTTTCGTCCAGGAATGTTGAGCTGTTTTTAGGGTACTACGTTAGCTGCATAAAAAAGattgacaaaattgaaaattctcATGATAGTGAAGTAGGTGATGTAAACAACCAGCGTGAGGCATTCAAGAAGTTTATTCTGGAACTGCTACCTGCTGAAAGAAGCTTGCAGAGTCAAAGCTTGGAAGTAGATCTGGTACTTTGGACAGTGGGTTCTAGGCCATTACTTCCTTTGGTTGGTCCTAACAATAGTGGCCTGTTTCCTGCAAATTCTGGTGGGCAAGCAGAAATTGATGATACCTTGAGAGTGAAGGGTCATCCACGTATATTTGCCATTGGTGATTCTGCTGGCTTCAGGGACTCCTCTGGGAGGCGTGTTCCAGCTACCGCTCAG GTCGCAATTCAGCAGGCTGATTTTGCTGGCTGGAATCTTTGGGCTGCAATTAATGAGCGGCCTTTGTTGCCGTTCAG GCTTCAGAATTTGGGGGAGATGATGACTCTTGGAAAGTATGATGCGGCAATATCACCAAGTTTTGTAGATGGCCTTACTTTAGAGGGTAACCTGGGACATACTG CTAGAAAGGTGGCGTACTTGATGAGATTGCCGACGGACCAGCATCGGCTTAAGGTGGGATTCAGTTGGATTACCAAATCCGCTATAGATTCTATTGCATCACTTCAAAGTACCTTAGCAAATGTACTTTCATGA